A single Elephas maximus indicus isolate mEleMax1 chromosome 2, mEleMax1 primary haplotype, whole genome shotgun sequence DNA region contains:
- the LOC126068640 gene encoding olfactory receptor 14A16-like, with protein sequence MNNFTSVTIFFLTGFSDVREIQILHAVLFLLIYLAAVLGNVLIITLTSKDHRLHTPMYFFLKNLSFLDLCLISITVPKSIANSLANHNIISFLSCVSQVFFFILSATTEVSVLTVISYDCYVAICHPLRYEVPMSHGACVQMAASSWVSGVLTAILHAASTFSIPVCGSPEVHQFFCDVPQLLSFACSYNTVELVVIGLSLMLDFGCFVFIDISYIHIFSTILRIPSREGRCRAFSTCLPHLTVVTLFLFSGVFAYLRPLPESPSPLDLLVSVFCTMVPPTTNPVIYSLRNKDMKMALKKLLKSRHCPSN encoded by the coding sequence ATGAACAACTTCACCTCTGTGACCATCTTCTTCCTCACGGGGTTTTCGGATGTTCGGGAGATCCAGATCTTACACGCTGTGTTGTTTTTGCTGATTTACCTGGCAGCTGTACTGGGGAATGTTCTCATCATCACCCTCACAAGCAAGGATCATCGGCTCCACACCCCTATGTATTTCTTCCTGAAGAACTTGTCCTTTCTGGATCTCTGCCTCATTTCCATCACTGTTCCCAAATCCATCGCAAACTCTCTGGCTAATCACAACATCATCTCATTCCTTAGTTGTGTTTCACAGGTATTTTTCTTCATCCTCTCAGCCACTACAGAAGTATCTGTACTCACAGTGATATCCTATGACTGCTACGTTGCCATCTGCCACCCACTgaggtatgaagtccccatgagCCATGGAGCCTGTGTGCAGATGGCAGCTTCCTCATGGGTCAGTGGCGTTCTCACTGCAATTCTGCATGCAGCTTCTACCTTCTCCATACCTGTGTGTGGGTCTCCTGAAGTTCATCAGTTCTTCTGTGATGTTCCACAACTGCTCTCCTTCGCCTGTTCTTATAATACTGTGGAGTTAGTAGTCATTGGGCTCAGCCTGATGTTAGATTTTGGCTgttttgtgtttattgatatCTCTTACATTCACATCTTCTCCACTATTCTGAGAATCCCATCCAGAGAAGGCAGGTGTAGAGCTTTCTCCACATGCTTGCCTCACCTCACTGTTgtgactctctttctcttttctggtgtttttgccTATTTACGACCATTACCCGAATCTCCATCACCCTTGGATTTGCTGGTGTCAGTATTCTGTACTATGGTGCCACCCACCACGAATCCCGTCATCTACAGTCTGAGAAATAAGGATATGAAGATGGCATTAAAGAAACTGTTAAAGAGTAGGCATTGCCCTTCAAATTAG